From Xiphophorus hellerii strain 12219 chromosome 6, Xiphophorus_hellerii-4.1, whole genome shotgun sequence, the proteins below share one genomic window:
- the cryz gene encoding quinone oxidoreductase, with translation MSGSRMMRAIRVSEFGAPSVLRLCSDVPVPQPGHRQVLIRVRACGVNPVETYIRSGSYARKPTLPYTPGSDVAGVVDAVGEGVTAVKAGDRVFTTAAQSGGYAEYAVAADDCVHKLPDALDFTQGAAIGIPYFTAYRALVHKAHAKAGETVLVHGASGGVGVAACQLSRALGLRVLGTAGTPEGMKLALGNGAHCAFNHREEGYTDRIMEATDGRGVDVIVEMLSNVNLGKDLQLLAYGGRVTVVGSRGSIEINPRDTMAKESSIIGVTLFSSTPEEKRECAALLFAGMEGGWLRPVVGPQYPLEKAAQAHHDIIESPGASGKIVLTM, from the exons ATGTCAGGCAGCAGGATGATGAGAGCCATCAGAGTCAGTGAGTTTGGAGCTCCGTCTGTCCTCAGGCTCTGCTCCGACGTCCCGGTCCCTCAGCCGGGACACAGACAG GTACTGATCCGTGTCCGTGCCTGTGGAGTGAACCCCGTGGAAACGTATATCCGATCCGGATCTTACGCCCGGAAGCCCACTCTGCCGTACACACCAGGCTCAGATGTAGCCGGAGTGGTGGATGCTGTCGGAGAGGGAGTCACTGCAGTGAAG gcaggGGATCGCGTCTTCACCACCGCTGCTCAGTCCGGAGGTTACGCGGAGTATGCTGTAGCAGCGGACGACTGTGTCCACAAGCTGCCTGATGCGCTAGACTTCACACAGGGAGCAGCCATAGGCATTCCTTACTTCACTGCCTACAGAGCCCTGGTTCACAA AGCTCACGCCAAAGCTGGAGAGACGGTCCTGGTCCATGGAGCCAGTGGAGGG GTGGGTGTGGCAGCGTGCCAGCTGTCCCGCGCTCTGGGCCTCAGGGTGCTGGGGACGGCGGGGACACCAGAAGGGATGAAGTTGGCCCTCGGCAACGGAGCGCACTGTGCTTTTAATCATCGAGAGGAGGGATACACAGACAGAATCATG GAGGCCACAGACGGTCGAGGCGTGGATGTGATAGTGGAGATGCTTTCCAACGTCAACCTCGGCAAAGACCTCCAGCTGCTGGCGTACGGAGGACGAGTCACG GTTGTCGGTTCAAGAGGCTCTATAGAGATCAACCCCAGAGACACCATGGCCAAAGAGAGCAGCATCATAGGAGTGACCCTTTTCTCCTCCACACCG GAGGAGAAGAGGGAGTGTGCAGCGCTGCTGTTTGCGGGGATGGAGGGCGGCTGGCTGCGGCCGGTCGTCGGCCCCCAGTACCCGCTGGAGAAGGCTGCCCAGGCTCACCATGACATCATCGAGAGTCCCGGGGCATCTGGGAAAATTGTCCTGACTATGTAA
- the lrrc53 gene encoding leucine-rich repeat-containing protein 53 — MTCVLLMFLLPVVEAQRAPACPVSCAVCSEDAVICQRLADIIDAANSTQALLLTEGSISVVQPASLSDLRNITVIGLSSNLISELSEDAFRNLPFLHTLLLDHNLLTSQALQGGALINLSQLEVLALGHNHIDMIQAGWFTGTKALLSLKLEGNLVTRLNPGSFPLNDFRSLETLDLSDNLIDFLDRNSFRGLVSLRSLDLSRNRLSSVPPEAFSYLVWLSNLNLDLNSWNCTCELLELAAVLTSFIQEPDKALYNGRRMMCVSADNPAVTTVLELTEANCVPSNQNITVQIEARGSVAPRQYARDLAIAAVICFLGGVALTLLAVLICYHVSQRKKKKKKKESQRPKEELDKGRTTANHVDQLGDRERMRDFVLQANSSQQWSKESMTVNERMDHQRDTFKSRAEENGSNVHCPHCNTNGKMPDQMRKGKWLNGGPEAGDVQERRKLRMMVEEERRRGVIQQQNYSWNVSNKVPPHIADSSFHLLRETSDNLPPYKADGDMGNHRTDDESKSRRYETSHCRNCHRTFRPEENMTHRMPHSNQMDIYDFNGKVRREPFRKMNTELKRETKNVKFDLTRSRTNRGEESLEEEEQEEATPRGNEKSSDRRHKVQSSRLMKVKLNLNPLRKSKVHPRKKNEHGHTKNTSSKRSKEKRRHGKGEEEEGEEKSGKRAKSSREKKRKSSKTEKADEGEQKSSTSKRDKSAEGDQEKNPNISQPPDGDTVSAQDLQTLQYQSAGLALGGAQLAFQHPFSFSPADRNRSTNLSLLNSPGSLLTGSTLSLQAGKALLNTMSSGSNPLLTHGLVNPIAPGVTLSGLNIAPGGATESFARLPAVLTRSSNPPLLAKAIQVNPLQAGGNPPAPFLTSTSDGPVLSLANPANDPVALGYSQIQVDSSAFVAAPKLDLTHSQDIQTGKGPIQSTTESQAPSTKDDVPEQDQDETLGDTSETRVEKMSVNMPPEGVAQTEGPHVGGSGERLKADSMSVMDQSAPSLSIPDESSLAAGGAALLQQEYLSEDGGSSPRRKLRLVLPEKTSNRPPTALERKIL, encoded by the exons ATGACCT GTGTTTTGCTGATGTTCCTGCTGCCAGTCGTCGAAGCCCAGCGTGCTCCAGCGTGTCCCGTTTCTTGTGCGGTCTGCTCTGAGGATGCAGTCATCTGTCAAAGGCTTGCTGACATCATTG ATGCTGCCAATTCGACCCAGGCTCTGCTGCTAACTGAGGGCTCCATCTCTGTGGTCCAGCCGGCCTCGCTGTCTGACCTCAGGAACATCACAGTTATAG GTCTGAGTAGCAACCTCATCTCAGAGCTTAGTGAGGACGCCTTCAGAAACCTGCCTTTCCTCCACACTTTGCTGTTGGACCACAACCTCCTGACCAGCCAGGCTCTGCAGGGCGGAGCGCTGATCAATCTCAGCCAGCTGGAAGTTCTTGCCCTGGGCCACAATCACATCGACATG ATCCAGGCTGGTTGGTTTACAGGCACAAAGGCTCTGCTCAGCCTGAAGCTGGAGGGAAACCTGGTCACCAGACTGAACCCTGGATCCTTTCCTCTGAACGACTTCAGGAGTCTGGAGACTCTGGATCTTTCGGATAATTTGATAGATTTTCTGGACAGAAACAG CTTCCGAGGTCTGGTTAGCTTGAGGAGCCTGGATCTCTCCAGAAACCGTCTGAGTTCAGTTCCTCCTGAGGCTTTCTCCTATCTTGTGTGGCTGTCGAACCTGAACTTGGACCTCAATTCATGGAACTGCACGTGCGAGCTGCTGGAGCTGGCTGCCGTCCTGACGAGCTTCATTCAGGAGCCGGACAAG GCGTTGTATAATGGCCGTCGGATGATGTGTGTGAGTGCGGACAACCCGGCTGTGACCACGGTGCTGGAGCTGACTGAAGCCAACTGCGTGCCATCCAATCAGAACATCACAGTGCAGATAGAGGCGAGAGGGAGCGTGGCGCCTCGGCAGTACGCTCGAGACCTGGCCATAGCTGCAGTCATCTGCTTCCTAG GAGGAGTCGCTTTGACCCTGCTTGCAGTCTTGATTTGTTACCACGTCTCTCAacggaagaagaagaagaagaagaaagaaagccAAAGACCAAAGGAGGAACTGGACAAAGGCAGAACAACTGCTAACCATGTAGATCAACTCGGAGATCGGGAGAGGATGAGGGATTTTGTCTTGCAAGCCAACAGCAGTCAACAATGGAGCAAAGAGTCCATGACGGTGAATGAAAGGATGGATCACCAGAGAGATACGTTTAAGTCCAGAGCTGAAGAAAATGGTAGCAATGTCCATTGCCCTCATTGCAACACTAATGGGAAGATGCCGGACCAAATGAGAAAGGGTAAGTGGTTAAACGGAGGACCTGAGGCTGGAGATGTCCAGGAAAGAAGGAAATTAAGGATGATGGTGGAAGAGGAGAGAAGGAGAGGAGTTATTCAACAACAAAATTACAGCTGGAATGTCTCTAACAAAGTTCCTCCCCACATCGCCGACTCATCTTTTCATCTGCTGAGAGAAACGTCAGACAATCTTCCACCCTACAAGGCTGATGGTGACATGGGCAACCACAGGACTGATGATGAATCGAAGAGCAGACGTTATGAGACTTCACACTGCAGGAATTGCCACAGGACCTTCAGACCTGAGGAGAATATGACACACAGGATGCCTCACTCCAACCAAATGGACATCTATGATTTCAATGGCAAGGTAAGGAGGGAGCCGTTTAGAAAGATGAACACGGAGctaaaaagagagacaaaaaatgtaaagtttgatctGACACGTTCAAGAACTAATCGAGGCGAGGAAAgtctggaggaggaggagcaggaggaggcaACTCCCAGAGGCAACGAGAAAAGCAGCGACAGGAGACACAAAGTCCAGTCCAGCCGTTTGATGAAGGTCAAATTGAACTTAAACCCCTTAAGAAAAAGCAAAGTCCATCcgagaaagaaaaatgagcaTGGCCACACCAAGAACACAAGCTCCAAGAGGAGTAAAGAGAAGAGACGGCATGGAAAAGgcgaagaggaggaaggagaagagaAATCTGGTAAGAGAGCTAAGAGtagcagagagaagaagagaaagtCCTCCAAAACAGAGAAGGCAGATGAAGGAGAGCAAAAAAGCAGCACATCTAAAAGAGATAAAAGTGCAGAAGGTGACCAGGAAAAGAACCCAAACATCTCCCAGCCGCCTGACGGTGACACTGTCTCTGCACAAGACCTTCAGACTCTCCAGTACCAGAGTGCTGGACTGGCATTGGGTGGGGCTCAGCTGGCTTTCCAGCATCCCTTctccttcagtccagctgacAGGAATCGTTCTACCAACCTTTCCTTGCTAAACTCACCTGGCTCACTGCTAACTGGAAGCACCCTGTCTCTTCAAGCAGGGAAAGCTTTGCTCAACACCATGTCCTCAGGATCCAATCCACTGCTCACCCATGGTCTGGTTAATCCCATTGCTCCTGGTGTAACACTCAGTGGGCTTAACATAGCTCCAGGTGGTGCCACAGAAAGCTTCGCTAGACTACCTGCAGTATTGACCAGGTCCTCAAATCCTCCTCTTCTAGCCAAGGCGATACAAGTCAATCCTTTACAAGCAGGTGGAAACCCCCCAGCTCCATTTCTTACCTCAACATCTGATGGTCCTGTCCTGAGTTTAGCAAACCCAGCTAATGATCCAGTTGCATTGGGTTACAGCCAGATACAGGTTGACAGTTCTGCATTTGTAGCAGCACCAAAGCTTGATCTAACTCACAGTCAAGACATTCAGACCGGAAAGGGACCGATTCAATCGACCACTGAGTCACAAGCCCCTTCTACTAAAGACGACGTCCCTGAACAGGATCAAGACGAGACTTTGGGGGATACCTCAGAAACTAGAGTGGAGAAAATGTCTGTCAATATGCCACCTGAGGGCGTGGCTCAAACTGAAGGACCTCATGTAGGCGGATCAGGAGAACGTCTAAAGGCAGACAGTATGTCTGTAATGGATCAATCAGCTCCTAGTCTGTCCATACCAGATGAATCCTCCCTAGCTGCTGGAGGGGCGGCTCTCTTGCAGCAGGAGTACCTGTCAGAAGATGGAGGCTCCTCACCAAGGAGGAAGCTGAGGCTGGTTCTTCCAGAAAAAACGTCAAACCGGCCGCCTACAGCTCTAGAGAGAAAAATCCTCTAG